A stretch of Abyssogena phaseoliformis symbiont OG214 DNA encodes these proteins:
- the rpsQ gene encoding 30S ribosomal protein S17, giving the protein MSDKKVERVLTGTVVSSNRDKTIAVLIERKVRHPIYKKYIKRSTKVHAHDEKNECTRGDLVRVVEAKPFSKTKHWALLEVVEKSVSVD; this is encoded by the coding sequence ATGAGTGACAAAAAAGTAGAACGCGTATTAACAGGCACGGTTGTGAGTAGCAATCGTGACAAGACCATTGCTGTTTTAATTGAGCGCAAAGTAAGACATCCTATTTATAAAAAATACATCAAACGCAGTACCAAAGTGCATGCACATGATGAAAAGAATGAATGCACACGTGGTGATTTAGTTCGAGTGGTTGAAGCAAAACCATTTTCAAAAACCAAGCATTGGGCATTATTGGAAGTGGTTGAAAAATCAGTTTCTGTTGATTAA
- the rplP gene encoding 50S ribosomal protein L16, whose protein sequence is MLQPKRTKFRKMMKGRNRGLATGHEVSFGEIGLQAIGRCRMSARQIESARRAMTRHVKRQGKIWIRVFPDKPITKKPLEVRMGKGKGSVEYWVAQIKPGQMLFEMQGVEETIAREAFALAAAKLPVKTTVIKRMVM, encoded by the coding sequence ATGTTACAACCTAAGAGAACAAAATTTAGAAAAATGATGAAAGGCCGTAATCGCGGTCTTGCAACGGGTCATGAGGTTAGTTTTGGTGAAATCGGACTCCAGGCAATAGGCAGATGCCGTATGTCTGCTAGACAAATTGAATCTGCACGTCGTGCAATGACACGCCATGTTAAGCGTCAAGGAAAAATTTGGATTCGTGTATTTCCAGACAAACCTATTACTAAAAAACCACTAGAGGTTAGAATGGGTAAAGGTAAAGGTAGTGTTGAATATTGGGTTGCACAAATTAAACCTGGTCAGATGTTATTTGAAATGCAAGGTGTTGAAGAGACAATTGCTAGAGAGGCATTTGCGTTAGCGGCAGCAAAGTTGCCAGTTAAAACGACAGTAATTAAACGGATGGTAATGTAA
- the rplF gene encoding 50S ribosomal protein L6: MSRVAKSPITIPTGVEVTITGNLMSAKGKLGQLNMNIHSCVVVINTNNELSFDITITEKKEQKKAWAQAGTARANTANLIQGVTAGWEKKLTLIGVGYRAKVMGRVLGLTLGFSHPINYKLPEGITVETPSQTEIVIKGMDKQKVGQVAAEIRAYRPPEPYKGKGVRYTDEQVVRKEAKKK, translated from the coding sequence ATGTCTAGAGTTGCAAAATCACCCATTACCATACCAACTGGTGTTGAAGTTACCATTACTGGTAATTTAATGTCTGCCAAGGGTAAACTGGGTCAGTTGAATATGAATATCCATTCTTGTGTAGTAGTTATAAACACTAATAATGAACTTAGTTTTGATATTACTATTACTGAAAAGAAAGAGCAAAAGAAAGCTTGGGCTCAAGCTGGCACAGCAAGAGCCAATACTGCAAACCTTATTCAGGGTGTAACAGCAGGCTGGGAAAAGAAGTTAACCTTAATTGGGGTTGGTTATCGTGCCAAAGTAATGGGGAGAGTGTTGGGTTTGACGTTGGGTTTTTCGCACCCAATTAATTACAAACTCCCAGAAGGCATTACAGTTGAAACACCTTCTCAAACTGAAATTGTTATCAAAGGCATGGACAAGCAGAAAGTAGGTCAGGTGGCCGCTGAAATTAGAGCTTATCGTCCACCAGAGCCTTACAAGGGCAAGGGTGTTCGTTATACTGATGAACAAGTAGTTCGTAAAGAAGCTAAGAAGAAATAA
- the rpsE gene encoding 30S ribosomal protein S5, whose translation MAEYKKNNNNDDNDYIEKLVNIRRVVKVVKGGRIFGFSALVVVGDGNGKVGYGTGKAREVPAAIQKAMDKARKAMKSVPLVNGTLHYPITSSVGAAKVYMQPASEGTGVIAGGPMRSVLEAVGVHNILAKCNGTRNPISVVRATVEGLTSMSSPQLVAAKRGKTVDQITGEEG comes from the coding sequence ATGGCTGAATATAAGAAAAATAACAACAACGATGATAATGATTATATTGAAAAATTGGTTAATATCCGTCGTGTTGTAAAAGTAGTTAAAGGTGGTCGTATCTTTGGTTTTTCAGCACTGGTTGTTGTTGGTGATGGTAATGGTAAAGTTGGCTATGGCACAGGAAAAGCACGTGAAGTACCTGCTGCTATTCAAAAAGCGATGGATAAAGCACGTAAGGCGATGAAATCTGTGCCACTAGTAAACGGCACGCTTCATTATCCAATTACCTCAAGTGTTGGTGCGGCTAAAGTTTATATGCAGCCAGCTTCAGAGGGTACGGGTGTTATTGCTGGTGGTCCAATGCGTAGCGTATTGGAAGCGGTAGGTGTGCATAATATTTTGGCGAAATGTAACGGTACTCGTAATCCAATTAGTGTAGTGCGTGCAACAGTTGAAGGTTTGACTTCTATGTCATCTCCACAGCTAGTTGCTGCCAAGCGTGGTAAAACTGTTGATCAAATTACTGGGGAAGAAGGATAA
- the rplE gene encoding 50S ribosomal protein L5, with product MSRLQEQYKNEILPALQKELGMSNPMQVPKIEKITINMGLGSALGDKKVLQSALEEMSLISGQKPLTCNARKSVASFKLREGNSIGCKVTLRKERMYEFLDRLVNVAIPRIRDFRGLKATAFDGRGNYNMGITEQITFAEIDFEKVTRVRGMDIAITTTAKSDEDAKKLLAMFKFPFKG from the coding sequence GTGTCTAGATTACAAGAACAATACAAAAATGAAATTTTACCAGCTTTGCAAAAAGAGCTAGGTATGTCTAATCCTATGCAGGTTCCTAAGATTGAAAAAATTACAATCAATATGGGATTGGGTAGTGCATTGGGTGATAAAAAGGTACTGCAAAGTGCTTTAGAAGAAATGAGTCTTATTTCTGGTCAGAAGCCACTCACTTGTAATGCGCGTAAATCAGTGGCAAGTTTTAAACTAAGAGAAGGAAACTCAATTGGTTGTAAGGTCACCTTACGCAAGGAAAGAATGTATGAATTCCTTGATCGTTTGGTCAATGTTGCTATTCCTCGTATTCGTGATTTCCGTGGTTTAAAAGCCACTGCGTTTGATGGTCGTGGTAATTACAATATGGGCATTACTGAACAGATTACATTTGCTGAAATTGATTTTGAAAAAGTAACGAGAGTGCGTGGGATGGATATTGCTATTACCACCACTGCAAAAAGTGATGAAGACGCTAAGAAACTATTGGCAATGTTTAAATTCCCATTTAAAGGATAA
- the rplX gene encoding 50S ribosomal protein L24 produces MQKIKLNDEVIVISGKDKGSTGTVTKVLNAKVLVAGLNLAKKHVRPNPNAGVTGGITEIEMPLAISNIAIYNPVTKKADRVGIRTNKDGIKERFFKSNDEAIV; encoded by the coding sequence ATGCAAAAGATTAAATTAAATGATGAAGTTATTGTTATTTCTGGTAAAGACAAAGGCTCTACAGGTACAGTAACCAAGGTATTAAATGCTAAGGTGCTAGTTGCAGGTTTAAATCTTGCCAAGAAGCATGTGAGACCCAACCCAAATGCAGGTGTTACGGGTGGTATTACAGAGATAGAAATGCCTTTGGCGATTTCTAATATTGCTATTTATAATCCAGTAACTAAAAAGGCTGATAGAGTAGGTATCCGCACTAATAAAGACGGTATTAAAGAAAGATTTTTTAAATCAAATGATGAAGCAATCGTTTGA
- the rplN gene encoding 50S ribosomal protein L14 → MIQMQTKLKVADNSGGVKAMCIKVLGGSKRRYANIGDVIKVSIKEAAPRGKVKKGDVYDAVVVRTAHGVRRNDGSRIRFDNNAIVLLNTKLEPIGTRIFGPVTRELRNAKFMKIVSLAPEVL, encoded by the coding sequence ATGATTCAAATGCAAACAAAACTTAAGGTCGCAGATAATAGTGGTGGCGTTAAAGCAATGTGTATTAAAGTGCTGGGCGGTTCTAAGCGTCGTTATGCTAATATCGGTGATGTCATCAAAGTTAGTATTAAAGAAGCCGCACCGCGTGGCAAAGTTAAAAAAGGCGATGTGTATGACGCAGTTGTTGTGCGTACTGCTCATGGTGTTCGTCGTAACGACGGGTCTCGCATTCGTTTTGATAATAATGCAATTGTACTTCTAAATACAAAGCTTGAGCCAATCGGTACTCGTATTTTTGGCCCAGTCACTCGTGAATTACGCAATGCAAAATTTATGAAAATTGTTTCACTTGCACCAGAGGTTTTATAA
- the rpmC gene encoding 50S ribosomal protein L29 codes for MDVKELRDQDVSTLNETLIKLLKEHFELRMQHKSAQLDDASKLGKTKRSIAQVKTIIRQKQA; via the coding sequence ATGGATGTTAAAGAATTAAGAGATCAGGACGTTTCAACACTTAATGAAACGCTGATTAAACTTCTAAAGGAGCATTTTGAGTTGCGTATGCAACATAAAAGCGCACAATTGGATGATGCTTCAAAGTTAGGCAAAACTAAAAGATCCATTGCACAAGTTAAAACTATTATTAGGCAGAAACAAGCATGA
- the rplR gene encoding 50S ribosomal protein L18, with the protein MKLSKKQARLRRATKFRAKHAQRSIERLCIHKTAQHIYAQIISPCGTKILASASTLAAKLKNGGNVDAATKVGEAIAKAATSAKVTKVAFDRSGFKYHGRVKALADAAREGGLDF; encoded by the coding sequence ATGAAACTTTCTAAAAAACAAGCTCGTTTAAGAAGAGCAACTAAATTTAGGGCCAAGCACGCACAAAGAAGTATTGAGCGCTTGTGCATTCACAAAACTGCACAGCATATTTATGCTCAGATTATTAGCCCTTGTGGCACTAAAATTTTGGCTTCTGCATCTACATTAGCAGCTAAACTTAAAAATGGTGGTAATGTAGATGCAGCAACCAAGGTTGGCGAGGCAATTGCTAAAGCTGCTACCAGTGCAAAAGTAACAAAGGTGGCTTTTGACCGTTCTGGATTTAAATATCATGGCCGTGTCAAGGCATTGGCTGATGCAGCAAGAGAAGGTGGTTTAGACTTCTAA
- the rpsN gene encoding 30S ribosomal protein S14 yields the protein MAKKSMINRDIKRTKLVEKYKAKRLELKKIIKSINASDEERFQATIKLQALPRDASPTRQRSRCALTGRPHGFYRKFGLARTKLRERTMNGEVPGLSKASW from the coding sequence ATGGCTAAAAAGTCTATGATAAATAGAGACATCAAGCGCACAAAGCTGGTTGAAAAATACAAAGCAAAACGCCTTGAGCTTAAGAAAATTATTAAGAGTATTAACGCATCTGATGAAGAGCGTTTTCAAGCAACCATTAAATTGCAAGCTCTGCCACGTGATGCTTCGCCAACACGTCAGCGTAGTCGTTGCGCCTTGACAGGTCGTCCACATGGTTTTTACCGTAAGTTTGGTCTTGCTAGAACCAAACTTAGAGAGCGCACCATGAATGGTGAAGTTCCAGGTTTATCTAAAGCAAGCTGGTAA
- the rpsH gene encoding 30S ribosomal protein S8: MSMSDPIADMLTRIRNAQMVEKKEVNVPASNLKSAIASVMQQEGYIESFSVDDIAASKTLNIKLKYYDNKPVIEKLQRISKPSLRVYVGSSQIPSVMNGLGIVIVSTPKGVMTGQAAHTQNVGGEVLCSIY, translated from the coding sequence ATGAGTATGTCTGATCCTATTGCTGACATGTTAACGCGCATTCGCAACGCACAAATGGTTGAGAAAAAAGAAGTTAATGTTCCAGCGTCAAATTTAAAATCTGCCATTGCAAGTGTGATGCAACAAGAAGGCTATATTGAATCTTTTAGTGTTGATGATATTGCTGCTAGTAAAACATTAAACATCAAATTAAAATATTATGACAACAAGCCAGTTATTGAAAAATTACAGCGTATATCAAAGCCAAGTTTAAGAGTTTATGTGGGTAGTTCGCAAATTCCAAGTGTGATGAATGGTTTAGGTATTGTTATTGTTTCCACACCCAAGGGTGTGATGACTGGACAAGCAGCACACACCCAAAATGTTGGCGGCGAAGTTTTGTGCAGCATTTACTAA